In Streptomyces sp. NBC_01717, one DNA window encodes the following:
- a CDS encoding MGMT family protein: MSEHRTGDDGARDERAPDELPEYAERVLDVADLIPPGRVMTYGDIAEWLGEGGPRQVGRVMALYGGAAPWWRVVRSDGALLPGHELRALDHYREESTPLREASRSAEGHIPRLDMKRARWDGVTGGHGGADGVDGRAHT, encoded by the coding sequence ATGAGCGAACACCGGACGGGCGACGACGGCGCGAGGGACGAACGCGCGCCCGACGAGCTGCCCGAGTACGCGGAGCGCGTGCTCGACGTCGCCGACCTGATCCCACCCGGCCGTGTCATGACGTACGGCGATATCGCGGAGTGGCTGGGCGAGGGCGGGCCGCGCCAGGTCGGCCGGGTCATGGCGCTGTACGGCGGTGCGGCGCCGTGGTGGCGTGTGGTGCGCTCCGACGGGGCGCTGCTGCCCGGCCACGAACTGCGGGCGCTGGACCACTACCGCGAGGAGAGCACCCCGCTGCGCGAGGCGTCGCGCAGCGCGGAGGGTCACATACCGCGCCTCGACATGAAGCGCGCACGGTGGGACGGCGTGACCGGTGGTCACGGCGGGGCCGATGGCGTGGACGGAAGAGCTCACACCTGA
- a CDS encoding lysylphosphatidylglycerol synthase domain-containing protein, which produces MQPPKAADASDAEPRPEKGQERAPTPAQKPAPEQKPSSATERERKQGRDQEPAQQARPHHLVGSTLSTVRAAEEADRVSGDEPLLPARVHRPSDLMRVLVGVLAIAILFSIAAFAHGTTTGLENDINKGTDQAPDVLIKIAGLVSSIAVLLVPVAFAIERLIKRDGLRIADGVLAAVLAHGVTLATDLWVAKSASGTIQDALTQPQPGAALTDPVHGYLAPVIAYMTAVGMARRPRWRVVLWVVLLLDAFAMLVGGYTTPFSIILTVLIGWTVAYGTLYAVGSPNVRPTGQHLMAGLRHVGFRPVTAMRADDALDSGDQSDRGRRYLVSLEDGPPLDVTVVDREQQAQGFFYRVWRRLTLRAFTQRRSIQSLRQALEQEALLAYAAIAAGANAPKLIATSELGPDAVMLVYEHIGGRSLDALEDVEITDDLVRGAWRQVKALQSRRIAHRRLTGDAILVEPSGTVFVTDLRGGEIAAGDLVLRMDIAQLLTTTGLRVGAERAVAVALEVLGPDAVANCLPLLQPIALSRSTRAALRRLARERSQREREAVLEASDAAKRAKAQESEVSEAEGVPSVPADRKALRNEKHAEKRAEKRAIDDALDEAREEDLLTQIRRQVLLIRPQAPVEPVRLERIKPRTLLSFIAGAIAAYFLISQVTEADFGAVVEQAEWGWVAAALGFSALSYIAAAMSLLGFVPERVPFGKTVLAQVAGSFVKIVAPPAVGGVALNTRFLQRSGVRPGLAVASVGASQLFGLGCHVLLLGAFGYLTGTEKTPSSLTPSRTVIAGLLTVAVLVLVVTAIPFLRKFVVTRVRSLFAGVVPRMLDVVQRPQKLLTGIGGMLLLTGLFVMCLDASIRAFSGPDVPQLSYASIAVVFLAGNALGSAAPTPGGMGAVEGALTLGLIAVGLPKEVAAPAVLLFRLMTLWLPVLPGWLCFNHLTRKGAL; this is translated from the coding sequence GTGCAGCCACCGAAGGCGGCGGACGCCTCTGATGCCGAGCCGCGCCCGGAAAAAGGCCAGGAACGGGCTCCGACACCGGCGCAGAAGCCGGCACCGGAGCAGAAGCCGTCATCCGCGACGGAGCGCGAGCGGAAGCAGGGGCGCGACCAGGAGCCTGCACAGCAGGCCCGCCCGCACCATCTGGTCGGCTCCACCCTCTCCACCGTCCGCGCAGCCGAAGAGGCCGACCGTGTCTCCGGGGACGAACCGCTGCTCCCGGCACGCGTACACCGCCCCTCCGACCTCATGCGGGTCCTCGTCGGCGTTCTGGCCATCGCCATCCTGTTCTCCATCGCCGCGTTCGCCCACGGCACGACCACCGGTCTCGAGAACGACATCAACAAGGGCACGGACCAGGCGCCCGACGTCCTCATCAAGATCGCCGGTCTGGTCTCCAGCATCGCCGTGCTGCTCGTACCCGTCGCCTTCGCCATCGAGCGGCTGATCAAACGCGACGGACTGCGGATCGCGGACGGGGTGCTTGCCGCCGTGCTCGCGCACGGGGTGACGCTCGCCACCGACCTGTGGGTCGCCAAGTCCGCCTCCGGCACCATCCAGGACGCCCTCACCCAGCCGCAGCCCGGTGCCGCGCTCACCGATCCCGTCCACGGCTATCTCGCGCCCGTCATCGCCTATATGACGGCGGTCGGCATGGCGAGACGGCCGCGCTGGCGGGTCGTGCTGTGGGTGGTGCTGCTGCTCGACGCCTTCGCGATGCTGGTCGGCGGCTATACGACACCGTTCTCGATCATCCTGACCGTGCTGATCGGCTGGACCGTGGCCTACGGCACGCTGTACGCGGTCGGCTCGCCGAACGTCCGGCCGACCGGTCAGCATCTGATGGCCGGTCTGCGCCACGTCGGCTTCCGCCCGGTCACCGCGATGCGCGCCGACGACGCCCTCGACTCCGGCGACCAGAGCGACCGGGGACGCCGCTATCTGGTCTCCCTCGAGGACGGTCCACCGCTGGATGTGACGGTCGTCGACCGGGAACAGCAGGCGCAGGGCTTCTTCTACCGGGTGTGGCGCAGACTCACGCTGCGGGCCTTCACCCAGCGCCGCTCCATCCAGTCGCTGCGCCAGGCCCTGGAACAGGAGGCGCTTCTGGCGTACGCGGCGATCGCCGCCGGGGCCAACGCCCCCAAACTGATCGCCACCTCCGAGCTCGGCCCCGACGCCGTGATGCTGGTGTACGAGCACATCGGCGGACGCTCCCTCGACGCGCTCGAGGACGTGGAGATCACCGACGATCTGGTGCGCGGTGCCTGGCGGCAGGTGAAGGCGCTCCAGTCGCGGCGGATCGCGCACCGCCGGCTCACCGGCGACGCGATCCTGGTGGAGCCTTCCGGCACGGTGTTCGTCACCGATCTTCGCGGCGGGGAGATCGCGGCCGGTGATCTGGTGCTGCGGATGGACATCGCCCAGCTGCTCACCACCACGGGTCTGCGGGTGGGCGCCGAGCGGGCCGTCGCGGTCGCGCTCGAAGTACTCGGTCCCGACGCCGTCGCCAACTGTCTGCCGCTGCTCCAGCCGATCGCGCTCAGCCGCTCCACCCGGGCGGCGCTGCGCAGGCTCGCCCGGGAGCGGTCGCAGCGCGAGCGCGAGGCCGTACTCGAAGCATCGGATGCCGCCAAGCGCGCCAAGGCCCAGGAGTCCGAGGTGTCGGAGGCGGAAGGGGTCCCCTCGGTCCCCGCCGACCGCAAGGCGCTCCGTAATGAGAAGCATGCGGAGAAGCGCGCCGAGAAGCGGGCGATAGACGATGCGCTGGACGAGGCCCGCGAGGAGGACCTGCTGACCCAGATCCGCCGCCAGGTGCTGCTGATCCGGCCGCAGGCGCCCGTCGAGCCGGTTCGGCTGGAGCGGATCAAGCCGCGCACCCTGCTCAGCTTCATCGCCGGTGCCATCGCCGCCTACTTCCTGATCTCCCAGGTCACGGAGGCCGACTTCGGTGCGGTCGTCGAGCAGGCGGAGTGGGGCTGGGTGGCGGCGGCGCTCGGGTTCTCGGCGCTGAGTTACATCGCGGCCGCGATGAGCCTGCTGGGGTTCGTGCCGGAGCGGGTGCCCTTCGGCAAGACCGTGCTGGCGCAGGTGGCCGGCTCGTTCGTGAAGATCGTCGCGCCGCCCGCGGTCGGTGGGGTGGCGCTGAACACACGCTTCCTGCAGCGTTCCGGGGTGCGCCCGGGGCTGGCCGTCGCGAGTGTCGGCGCCTCGCAGCTGTTCGGGCTCGGCTGCCATGTGCTGCTGCTGGGCGCGTTCGGCTATCTGACCGGTACCGAGAAGACCCCGTCGTCGCTCACGCCGTCCAGGACGGTGATCGCCGGACTGCTGACCGTCGCGGTGCTGGTGCTGGTGGTGACCGCGATCCCGTTCCTGCGGAAGTTCGTGGTGACGCGGGTACGGTCACTGTTCGCCGGAGTCGTACCGCGCATGCTCGACGTCGTGCAGCGGCCGCAGAAGCTGCTCACCGGCATCGGCGGCATGCTGCTGCTGACCGGCCTGTTCGTGATGTGTCTGGATGCGTCGATCCGGGCGTTCAGCGGTCCCGACGTACCGCAGCTCAGCTACGCGAGCATCGCGGTGGTCTTCCTCGCCGGCAACGCGCTGGGTTCGGCGGCGCCGACGCCGGGCGGTATGGGGGCGGTCGAGGGTGCGCTGACGCTGGGGCTGATCGCGGTCGGTCTGCCCAAGGAGGTCGCGGCGCCTGCCGTGCTGCTGTTCCGGCTGATGACGCTGTGGCTGCCGGTCCTTCCCGGCTGGCTCTGCTTCAACCACCTCACCCGCAAGGGCGCTCTCTAA
- a CDS encoding alpha/beta hydrolase produces the protein MRTPPALRAAALAATVTVLLPLTACSDSGDGAADTDRTRNSPHAANAADTPVPADLASQKLEWKPCPAPSAAQGGGTAPTPLPGGTAWECSSMKVPLDYAKPDGDTIELALIRAKAINQSKRIGSLIFNFGGPGSSGVATLPEFGTTYDKLRARYDLVSFDPRGVGRSDGVKCENDKQLDARFESDLTPDDAAEVQAYASEQKKYVAACKKNSGSELPYVGTTNAARDINLMHQVLGDEKLHYLGFSYGTELGGVYAHLFPKSVGRMVLDAVVDPTEDTEESSLGQAQGFQLALDNFTRDCVNRGAACKLPGSTGKEVELWIADLLQRLDKKPIPGLGTRQLTQSQAITGIAAALYSRENWPLLEEGLDEADGGNGALLLAFADSLNGRSDDGRYDNSTAANTAINCVDTKQRFSVDETKAKLPAFRKASPIFGDYLGWGLLACTGWPVRGAWDTPDVSAPDAPPILVVGNTGDPATPYEGAKAMVDALGKGVGVEVTYEGQGHGAYNSGDACVQKAVGDYLLDGKVPAAGTVCGSGAGGSDK, from the coding sequence ATGAGGACCCCCCCTGCCCTGCGCGCCGCGGCCCTCGCCGCAACCGTGACCGTTCTGCTGCCCCTCACCGCCTGTTCGGACAGCGGCGACGGTGCGGCCGACACGGACCGCACCCGGAACTCTCCGCACGCGGCGAACGCCGCCGACACGCCGGTGCCGGCCGACCTGGCTTCCCAGAAGCTGGAATGGAAGCCCTGTCCCGCCCCTTCCGCAGCACAGGGCGGCGGCACCGCCCCCACCCCGCTCCCCGGTGGCACCGCCTGGGAGTGCTCCTCCATGAAGGTCCCACTCGACTACGCGAAGCCGGACGGTGACACGATCGAACTGGCGCTCATCCGTGCCAAGGCCATCAACCAGAGCAAACGGATCGGCTCACTCATCTTCAACTTCGGCGGCCCCGGCTCCTCCGGCGTCGCCACGCTGCCTGAGTTCGGCACCACGTACGACAAGCTCCGAGCCCGCTACGACCTGGTGAGCTTCGATCCACGCGGGGTCGGCCGCAGCGACGGCGTGAAGTGCGAGAACGACAAGCAGCTCGACGCGCGCTTCGAGAGCGACCTCACCCCGGACGACGCCGCCGAGGTGCAGGCCTACGCCAGCGAGCAGAAGAAGTATGTGGCGGCCTGCAAGAAGAACTCCGGCTCCGAACTCCCCTACGTCGGCACCACCAACGCCGCCCGCGACATTAATCTGATGCACCAGGTGCTCGGCGACGAGAAGCTGCACTACCTCGGTTTTTCCTACGGCACCGAACTGGGGGGCGTCTACGCCCACTTGTTCCCGAAGAGTGTCGGCAGGATGGTGCTCGACGCGGTCGTCGACCCGACCGAGGACACCGAAGAGTCCTCCCTCGGCCAGGCGCAGGGGTTCCAGCTGGCCCTGGACAACTTCACCAGGGACTGCGTGAACCGCGGCGCCGCCTGCAAGCTCCCTGGTTCCACCGGGAAGGAGGTCGAGCTGTGGATCGCCGATCTTCTCCAGCGGTTGGACAAGAAGCCGATCCCGGGACTCGGCACCCGTCAACTGACGCAGTCCCAGGCCATCACCGGGATCGCGGCCGCCCTCTACTCCCGGGAGAACTGGCCGCTGCTGGAAGAGGGCCTCGACGAGGCGGACGGCGGCAACGGCGCCCTGCTCCTGGCCTTCGCCGACTCACTGAACGGCCGCTCCGACGACGGTCGTTACGACAACTCGACGGCCGCCAACACGGCCATCAACTGCGTCGACACCAAGCAGCGGTTCAGCGTCGACGAGACGAAGGCGAAGCTCCCGGCGTTCCGGAAGGCGTCGCCGATCTTCGGTGACTATCTGGGCTGGGGTCTGCTGGCATGCACCGGCTGGCCGGTGAGGGGCGCCTGGGACACCCCGGACGTCAGCGCCCCGGACGCGCCCCCCATCCTCGTCGTCGGCAACACGGGAGACCCGGCGACCCCGTACGAGGGCGCGAAGGCGATGGTCGACGCACTGGGCAAGGGCGTCGGGGTGGAGGTGACGTACGAGGGTCAGGGACACGGCGCGTACAACAGCGGCGACGCCTGTGTGCAGAAGGCAGTGGGCGACTATCTGTTGGACGGCAAAGTTCCGGCGGCCGGTACTGTCTGTGGCTCAGGGGCTGGCGGCAGCGACAAATAG
- a CDS encoding alpha/beta hydrolase, whose translation MVHHARAGALAAAALLLTGVLAGCDGGADAKADGKAGRSAAPSSTGASGAASDGSDGKPGALPALPAALTSQRPVWNRCKAVGGEGAPASGWRCATVKVPLNYAEPAGDTIGIALIRKEARDKGRRLGSMLFNFGGPGGSGVSILPRAAGSYGKLNTRYDLVSFDPRGVAGSSGVKCRNDREQEDANRTIDLTPDTAAEEAAFMKDGADFGAGCERSSGKVLPYVGTTNAARDMDLIREVLGDKKLTYFGISYGTELGGTYAHLYPKNVGRTVLDAVVDPTADTIGHARNQATGFQRALENYLKDRGQDPKAGTRRIARLLERIDGKPLPTGSGRKLNETLAITGIVTPLYSKSSWPVLTQALDEAENQGTGNLLLQLADSYNGRDENGHYDTQSHSQRAISCADSKLRPTADDAKALLPEFRKLSPVFGPFLAWDTAGWCADWPVKGEHDTPEASAPGAGPILVVGTTGDPATPYEGAQKMADELGKGVGIMLTNKGEGHGAYGESACVTSTVDAYFLDGKVPANGRTCS comes from the coding sequence GTGGTTCACCATGCTCGCGCCGGGGCGCTGGCCGCTGCCGCACTGCTGCTGACGGGGGTGCTCGCGGGCTGTGACGGGGGCGCGGACGCGAAGGCGGACGGCAAGGCGGGCCGCAGTGCGGCCCCCTCGTCCACCGGGGCGTCCGGGGCCGCCTCCGACGGATCGGACGGGAAGCCGGGCGCACTGCCCGCCCTGCCCGCGGCCCTCACCTCCCAGCGGCCGGTCTGGAACCGCTGCAAGGCAGTCGGGGGCGAGGGCGCACCGGCGTCCGGCTGGAGATGCGCGACGGTCAAGGTGCCGTTGAACTACGCCGAACCGGCCGGCGACACGATCGGGATCGCACTGATCCGCAAGGAGGCCCGGGACAAGGGCCGTCGACTCGGCTCGATGCTGTTCAACTTCGGCGGCCCCGGCGGCTCGGGCGTCTCGATACTGCCGCGCGCCGCCGGATCGTACGGGAAGCTCAACACCCGCTACGACCTGGTGAGTTTCGATCCGCGCGGGGTGGCGGGGAGCTCCGGGGTGAAGTGCCGCAACGACCGGGAGCAGGAGGACGCCAACCGGACGATCGACCTGACTCCGGACACGGCGGCGGAGGAGGCGGCGTTCATGAAGGACGGCGCGGACTTCGGCGCCGGCTGCGAGCGCAGCTCGGGCAAGGTCCTCCCGTACGTCGGCACGACGAACGCCGCGCGGGACATGGATCTGATCCGCGAGGTGCTCGGCGACAAGAAGCTCACGTACTTCGGCATCTCCTACGGTACGGAGCTCGGCGGTACGTACGCGCATCTCTACCCGAAGAACGTGGGACGCACGGTCCTGGACGCGGTTGTCGACCCCACCGCCGACACGATCGGGCACGCCCGCAACCAGGCGACCGGTTTCCAACGGGCGCTGGAGAACTACCTCAAGGACCGTGGCCAGGACCCGAAGGCGGGCACCCGGCGCATCGCCCGGCTGCTCGAGCGGATCGACGGGAAGCCGCTGCCGACCGGATCGGGCCGCAAGCTCAACGAGACGCTGGCGATCACCGGCATCGTGACGCCGCTCTATTCCAAGAGCAGTTGGCCCGTTCTGACGCAGGCGCTGGACGAGGCCGAGAACCAGGGCACCGGCAATCTTCTCCTCCAGCTCGCCGACTCCTACAACGGCCGTGACGAGAACGGGCACTACGACACCCAGAGCCACTCGCAGCGCGCCATCTCCTGCGCGGACAGCAAGCTCCGGCCGACGGCGGACGACGCGAAGGCGCTGCTGCCCGAGTTCCGGAAGCTGTCCCCGGTCTTCGGCCCGTTCCTGGCGTGGGACACGGCCGGCTGGTGTGCCGACTGGCCGGTGAAGGGTGAGCACGACACCCCGGAGGCGAGTGCTCCCGGCGCCGGTCCGATCCTGGTCGTCGGGACGACCGGTGACCCGGCGACGCCCTACGAGGGTGCACAGAAGATGGCGGACGAGCTGGGCAAGGGCGTCGGCATCATGCTCACCAACAAGGGTGAGGGACACGGCGCATACGGCGAGAGCGCGTGTGTGACGTCGACCGTGGACGCGTACTTCCTGGACGGGAAGGTCCCGGCGAACGGCAGGACCTGCTCGTAG
- the moeZ gene encoding adenylyltransferase/sulfurtransferase MoeZ: MSLPPLVEPAAELTVDEVRRYSRHLIIPDVGMEGQKRLKNAKVLCVGAGGLGSPALMYLAAAGVGTLGIVEFDEVDESNLQRQIIHSQADIGRSKAQSAKDSVLGINPYVNVVLHEERLEAENVMEIFAQYDLIVDGTDNFATRYLVNDAAVLLNKPYVWGSIYRFDGQASVFWSEHGPCYRCLYPEPPPPGMVPSCAEGGVLGVLCASIGSIQVNEAIKLLAGIGDPLVGRLMIYDALEMQYRQVKVRKDPDCAVCGENPTVTELIDYEAFCGVVSEEAQEAALGSTITPKQLKEWIDADEKIEIIDVREPNEYEIVSIPGAKLIPKNEFLMGNALQDLPQDKRIVLHCKTGVRSAEVLAVLKAAGFADAVHVGGGVIGWVNQIEPEKPVY, from the coding sequence GTGTCGCTGCCACCCCTGGTCGAGCCAGCTGCTGAGCTCACCGTCGACGAGGTCCGCAGGTACTCCCGCCACCTGATCATCCCGGATGTCGGGATGGAAGGACAGAAGCGGCTGAAGAACGCGAAGGTGCTCTGTGTCGGCGCCGGCGGTCTCGGTTCGCCGGCCCTGATGTACCTGGCCGCGGCCGGTGTCGGCACGCTCGGCATCGTGGAGTTCGACGAGGTCGACGAGTCGAACCTGCAGCGCCAGATCATCCACAGCCAGGCCGACATCGGCCGCTCCAAGGCCCAGTCCGCCAAGGACTCGGTCCTGGGCATCAACCCGTATGTGAATGTTGTCCTTCACGAAGAGCGGCTCGAAGCCGAGAACGTGATGGAGATCTTCGCCCAGTACGACCTGATCGTGGACGGCACGGACAACTTCGCCACCCGCTATCTCGTCAACGACGCCGCGGTGCTGCTGAACAAGCCGTACGTGTGGGGTTCGATCTACCGCTTCGACGGCCAGGCGTCCGTCTTCTGGTCCGAGCACGGCCCCTGCTACCGCTGCCTCTACCCGGAGCCGCCGCCGCCCGGCATGGTCCCGTCCTGTGCCGAGGGCGGCGTGCTGGGTGTGCTCTGCGCATCCATCGGTTCCATCCAGGTCAACGAGGCGATCAAGCTGCTCGCCGGCATCGGTGACCCGCTGGTCGGTCGACTGATGATCTACGATGCCCTGGAGATGCAGTACCGCCAGGTCAAGGTCCGCAAGGACCCCGACTGCGCGGTCTGCGGCGAGAACCCGACCGTCACCGAGCTCATCGACTACGAGGCCTTCTGCGGCGTCGTGTCCGAGGAGGCCCAGGAGGCGGCGCTCGGCTCCACGATCACTCCGAAGCAGCTCAAGGAGTGGATCGACGCCGACGAGAAGATCGAGATCATCGACGTCCGCGAGCCGAACGAGTACGAGATCGTCTCGATCCCCGGCGCGAAGCTGATTCCGAAGAACGAGTTCCTGATGGGCAACGCGCTGCAGGACCTCCCGCAGGACAAGCGCATCGTCCTGCACTGCAAGACCGGTGTCCGCAGCGCCGAGGTCCTCGCGGTCCTCAAGGCGGCGGGCTTCGCCGACGCGGTGCATGTCGGCGGCGGCGTGATCGGGTGGGTCAACCAGATCGAGCCCGAGAAGCCGGTGTACTGA
- a CDS encoding spherulation-specific family 4 protein yields MPHLTSAGTARRTSGVEQLGFGVPGYAHPLLAPTEWAELTRSGTPLHWAVLNIDNGPGARPDPHCLEAAGRLRNARERAVHDGAAQDAVRAGDGLLLGHLDLTFGNRPFGELVADAQSFLDWYRVDGFYLDRCPAERADLPAVRRLTSTLAALLEEGEDRKDSGDEEAGSGLLVLGHGTHPYPGYAETADQLVTFSGPWTDYRWSQVAEWTADYPPERFAHFVHGVPRTHLDEAMRIARWQGAGTIFFTDRTIRTDHGGQTDPFAALPGYWDEIVSRIGPGISE; encoded by the coding sequence ATGCCGCATCTGACCAGTGCCGGAACCGCCCGCCGGACCAGTGGTGTCGAGCAGCTCGGCTTCGGCGTCCCGGGGTACGCGCACCCGTTGCTCGCGCCCACCGAGTGGGCCGAGCTGACCCGCTCCGGCACCCCGCTGCACTGGGCGGTCCTCAACATCGACAACGGCCCCGGCGCCCGGCCCGACCCGCACTGTCTGGAGGCCGCGGGCCGGCTCCGCAACGCCCGCGAACGGGCCGTGCACGACGGGGCCGCGCAGGACGCCGTCCGGGCGGGCGACGGACTGCTGCTGGGCCATCTCGATCTGACCTTCGGCAACCGGCCGTTCGGCGAGCTCGTCGCCGACGCGCAGTCCTTCCTCGACTGGTACCGCGTCGACGGCTTTTACCTCGACCGGTGTCCGGCCGAGCGCGCCGACCTTCCGGCGGTGCGCCGCCTCACCAGCACACTCGCCGCGCTCCTGGAGGAGGGCGAGGACCGCAAGGACAGCGGGGACGAAGAGGCCGGGAGCGGGTTGCTGGTGCTGGGGCACGGGACCCACCCGTATCCCGGCTACGCCGAGACGGCCGACCAGCTGGTCACCTTCTCCGGGCCGTGGACCGACTACCGCTGGTCGCAGGTGGCGGAGTGGACGGCGGACTACCCGCCGGAACGCTTCGCGCACTTCGTGCACGGCGTCCCGCGCACCCACCTCGACGAGGCCATGCGGATCGCCCGCTGGCAGGGGGCCGGGACGATCTTCTTCACCGACCGTACGATCCGCACCGATCATGGTGGACAAACCGACCCATTCGCGGCGCTGCCCGGGTACTGGGACGAAATCGTCTCGCGGATCGGACCTGGTATCTCGGAATGA
- a CDS encoding NAD-dependent epimerase/dehydratase family protein produces MRVLLLGANGFLGRFVADRLLADPAVHLTALGRGDDADVRFDLAGGSPGALTRFLDAVHPGVVVNCAGATRGGARDLTRHNTVAVATVCEAMRRSACSARLVQVGCSSEYGPSQPGSSTAEDAVPRPGGPYGVSKLAATELVLGSGLDAVVLRVFSPVGPGTPAGSPLGRLAEAMRRAMQSGDGELKLSGLGVQRDFVDVRDVARAVHAASLSAAQGVVNIGTGRAVRLRDAAAVLAKVAGYPGALHELDTPPARLPIGAPRTPAESVIEHLSATPSPYPDGCGAWQQADVRTARDRLGWRPRINLEESLADIWMEAACRI; encoded by the coding sequence ATGAGGGTTCTGCTGCTCGGAGCCAATGGATTCCTCGGCCGGTTCGTGGCCGACCGGCTGCTCGCCGACCCCGCCGTGCACCTGACCGCGCTCGGCCGCGGCGACGACGCCGACGTACGGTTCGACCTGGCCGGTGGCAGCCCGGGAGCACTCACCCGCTTCCTGGACGCCGTCCACCCCGGGGTCGTCGTCAACTGCGCGGGCGCCACCCGCGGCGGCGCCCGCGATCTGACCCGGCACAACACCGTCGCCGTCGCCACCGTCTGCGAGGCGATGCGCCGCAGCGCCTGCAGCGCCCGTCTCGTCCAGGTCGGCTGCTCCTCGGAGTACGGGCCCTCGCAGCCCGGATCGTCGACCGCTGAGGATGCCGTGCCGCGTCCCGGCGGCCCGTACGGCGTGTCCAAGCTCGCCGCCACCGAACTCGTCCTCGGCTCAGGCCTCGACGCGGTCGTGCTGCGGGTCTTCTCGCCGGTCGGCCCCGGCACCCCGGCCGGCTCACCGCTGGGCCGGCTCGCCGAGGCGATGCGCCGGGCCATGCAGTCAGGCGACGGCGAGCTGAAACTCAGTGGCCTCGGCGTGCAGCGCGACTTCGTCGACGTACGGGATGTCGCCCGCGCCGTGCACGCCGCGTCGCTCTCCGCCGCGCAGGGCGTCGTCAACATCGGTACCGGCCGGGCCGTGCGGCTGCGCGACGCGGCCGCCGTGCTCGCCAAGGTCGCGGGTTACCCGGGTGCCCTGCACGAGCTCGACACACCTCCCGCCCGGCTCCCCATCGGCGCCCCGCGCACCCCCGCCGAGTCCGTCATCGAACACCTCTCGGCGACCCCGTCCCCGTACCCGGACGGCTGCGGGGCCTGGCAGCAGGCCGACGTCCGCACCGCCCGCGACCGGCTCGGCTGGCGCCCCCGGATCAATCTGGAGGAGTCCCTCGCCGACATCTGGATGGAGGCGGCATGCCGCATCTGA